In Sesamum indicum cultivar Zhongzhi No. 13 unplaced genomic scaffold, S_indicum_v1.0 scaffold00141, whole genome shotgun sequence, the following proteins share a genomic window:
- the LOC105179311 gene encoding uncharacterized protein LOC105179311, with protein MRRILQINDENGTTHTDQGEVAQEFVSYYHNLLGGTRQRLIVDIRYLRPWARHCITDEEASHLLLPFSLDDVKQAVFDIAEDKAPGPDGYSLGFFKVAWPMVGEERLSVLLEKIISPCQTAFIPRRSIGDNIMLAQELFSGYNQMCLPPRCALKMDIRKAYDTVEWDFFLIVLQLFGFPPKFTRWIEECVSTTSFSIGLNGIPHGFFTRARGLRQGDPLSPYLFVLVMEALHLGFLQRIEQDMQFTYHWKCESSKVFQFEFANDLLLFCRADFDSIRVFKEGLD; from the exons ATGAGGAGAATCttgcagatcaatgatgaaAATGGTACCACACACACGGATCAAGGGGAGGTCGCCCAAgagtttgtctcatactatcaCAACCTCTTAGGAGGTACCAGACAACGATTGATAGTGGATATTCGATACCTTAGACCATGGGCAAGGCACTGTAttactgatgaggaagctagcCACTTACTCCTACCATTCTCGCtagatgatgtgaagcaagcagtgttTGATATCGCTGAAGACAAGGCgccgggacctgatggttaCTCGTTAGGGTTTTTCAAGGTGGCTTGGCCTATGGTGGGGGAAGAA AGACTTAGTGTTTTACTAGAGAAGATTATTAGTCCCTGTCAGACAGCATTTATCCCGAGAAGAAGTATTGGAGACAACATTATGCTAGCTCAGGAACTATTCTCGGGCTATAATCAGATGTGCCTACCCCCCAGATGCGCGCTTAAAatggatatcaggaaggcctatgatacggtggagtgggacttcttCTTAATAGTTTTACAGTTGTTCGGATTCCCACCTAAGttcacaaggtggattgaggagtgtgtctCGACTACCTCATTCTCGATTGGTCTAAATGGAATtcctcatgggttctttactCGAGCGAGAGGAttacgacagggagaccccCTATCTCCTTATCTGTTTGTTCTCGTCATGGAAGCTTTACATTTGGGATTCCTGCAACGAATTGAGcaggacatgcaattcacctatcattggaagtgtgagagcTCCAAGGTTTTCCAGTTTGAATTTGCAAACGACCTACTACTTTTCTGCAGAGCTGACTTTGACTCCATTAGAGTCTTCAAGGAGGGATTGGACTAG